One genomic region from Manis pentadactyla isolate mManPen7 chromosome 12, mManPen7.hap1, whole genome shotgun sequence encodes:
- the DHPS gene encoding deoxyhypusine synthase, whose product MEGPREGEAPAAALAAVLKHSLALPSESTQVRGYDFNRGVDYRALLEAFGTTGFQATNFGRAVQQVNAMIEKKLEPLSQDEDQHADLTQSRRPLTGCTIFLGYTSNLISSGIRETIRYLVQHNMVDVLVTTAGGVEEDLIKCLAPTYLGEFSLRGKELRENGINRIGNLLVPNDNYCKFEDWLMPILDQMVLEQNTEGVKWTPSKMIARLGKEINNPESVYYWAQKHHIPVLSPALTDGSLGDMIFFHSYKNPGLVLDIVEDLRLINTQAIFAKRSGMIILGGGVVKHHIANANLMRNGADYAVYINTAQEFDGSDSGARPDEAVSWGKIRVDAQPVKVYADASLVFPLLVAETFAQKADAFMPEKNED is encoded by the exons ATGGAGGGGCCCCGGGAAGGGGAGGCGCCCGCGGCGGCTCTGGCCGCTGTGCTAAAGCACAGCTTGGCACTGCCATCCGAGAGCACCCAAGTCCGGGGCTACGACTTCAACCGCGGCGTGGACTACCGCGCGCTGCTGGAGGCCTTCGGCACCACTGGTTTCCAGGCCACCAACTTCGGGCGCGCTGTGCAGCAAGTCAACGCGATG ATAGAGAAGAAACTGGAGCCGCTGTCACAAGATGAAGACCAGCATGCAGACCTGACCCAGAGCCGCCGCCCACTCACCGGCTGCACCATTTTTCTGGGCTACACATCTAACCTCATTAGTTCAGGCATCCGTGAGACCATCCGTTACCTTGTGCAGCACAACATG GTGGATGTCTTGGTGACCACAGCTGGAGGCGTGGAAGAGGATCTCATCAAGTGCCTGGCGCCCACATACCTGGGCGAGTTCAGCCTCCGGGGAAAGGAGCTGCGTGAGAACGGGATCAACAG GATTGGAAACCTGCTGGTGCCCAACGACAATTACTGCAAGTTTGAGGACTGGCTAATGCCCATTTTGGACCAGATGGTGCTAGAGCAGAACACGGAG GGCGTGAAGTGGACTCCTTCCAAGATGATCGCCCGGCTGGGCAAGGAGATCAACAACCCAGAGTCGGTGTATTACTGGGCCCAGAAG CACCACATCCCTGTGCTGAGCCCAGCGCTCACAGATGGCTCACTGGGGGACATGATCTTCTTCCATTCCTATAAGAACCCGGGCCTGGTCCTGGACATTGTTGAGG ACCTGAGGCTCATCAATACACAGGCAATCTTCGCCAAGCGCTCTGGCATGATCATCCTGGGCGGGGGCGTGGTTAAGCACCACATTGCCAATGCCAATCTCATG CGGAATGGGGCCGACTATGCTGTCTACATCAACACGGCCCAGGAGTTTGATGGCTCCGACTCGGGTGCCCGGCCAGATGAAGCTGTCTCCTGGGGCAAGATCCGCGTGGACGCACAGCCTGTCAAG GTCTATGCTGATGCCTCCCTGGTCTTTCCCCTGCTTGTGGCTGAAACCTTTGCCCAGAAGGCAGATGCTTTCATGCCCGAGAAGAATGAAGACTGA
- the LOC118916346 gene encoding WD repeat domain-containing protein 83: MAFPEPKPRGPDLPQKRVKTLDCGQGAVRAVRFNVDGNYCLTCGSDKTLKLWNPLRGTLLRTYSGHGYEVLDAAGSFDNSSLCSGGGDKAVVLWDVASGQVVRKFRGHAGKVNTVQFNEEATVILSGSIDSSIRCWDCRSRKPEPVQTLDEARDGVSSVKVSDHEVLAGSVDGRVRRYDLRMGQLFSDYIGSPITCICFSRDGQCTLVSSLDSTLRLLDKDTGELLGEYTGHKNQEYKLDCCLTERDTHVVSCSENGKVFFWDLVEGALALALAVGPSVVQSLAYHPTEPCLLVAMGGSVQCWRQEAYEAEGGAG; this comes from the exons ATGGCTTTCCCTGAGCCCAAGCCGCGCGGCCCGGACCTGCCACAGAAACGGGTGAAGACGCTGGACTGCGGGCAGGGAGCGGTGCGAGCCGTGCGGTTTAACG TGGATGGCAATTACTGCCTGACGTGCGGCAGCGACAAGACCCTGAAGCTGTGGAACCCGCTGCGGGGGACGCTGCTGCGGACGTACAGTGGCCACGGCTACGAGGTGCTGGACGCAGCCGG CTCCTTTGACAACAGCAGCCTCTGCTCCGGCGGTGGAGACAAGGCCGTGGTGCTGTGGGATGTGGCATCGGGGCAGGTCGTGCGGAAGTTCCGGGGCCACGCGGGG AAGGTGAACACGGTGCAGTTTAATGAAGAGGCCACGGTCATCCTGTCTG GCTCTATTGATTCCAGCATCCGGTGCTGGGACTGCCGCTCTCGGAAGCCTGAGCCAGTGCAGACACTGGACGAAGCCAGGGATGGTGTATCCAGTGTGAAGGTGTCAGACCATGAAGTCCTGGCGGG CTCTGTGGACGGCAGGGTGAGGCGCTATGACCTGAGGATGGGGCAGCTCTTCTCAGACTACATAGGCA gccccatcACCTGCATCTGCTTCAGCCGGGATGGGCAGTGCACCCTGGTGTCCAGCCTGGACTCCACACTGCGGCTTCTTGACAAGGACACGGGGGAGCTGCTGGGCGA gTACACAGGCCATAAGAACCAGGAATACAAGCTGGACTGTTGCCTGACTGAGCGTGATACCCACGTGGTCAGCTGCTCTGAGAATGGAAAGGTGTTCTTCTGGGACCTGGTGGAG GgtgccctggcgctggccctggCTGTGGGTCCCAGTGTGGTGCAGTCGCTGGCCTACCACCCAACGGAGCCCTGCCTGTTGGTCGCCATGGGGGGCAGTGTGCAGTGCTGGCGACAAGAGGCTTACGAGGCTGAAGGCGGCGCAGGCTGA
- the LOC118916655 gene encoding PAT complex subunit Asterix codes for MSANSMSDPRRPNKVFRYKPPPSECNPALDDPTPDYMNLLGMIFSMCGLMLKLKWCAWVAVYCSFISFANSRSSEDTKQMMSSFMLSISAVVMSYLQNPQPMTPPW; via the exons ATGTCCGCCAACAGTATGTCGGACCCACGGCGGCCGAACAAAGTGTTCAG GTACAAGCCCCCGCCGAGCGAGTGTAACCCGGCCCTGGACGACCCGACGCCGGACTACATGAACCTGCTCGGCATGATCTTCAGCATGTGCGGCCTCATGCTCAAG CTCAAGTGGTGCGCTTGGGTCGCCGTTTATTGCTCCTTCATCAGCTTCGCCAACTCCCGGAGCTCGGAGGACACTAAACAGATGATGAGTAGTTTCAT GCTGTCCATCTCTGCGGTGGTGATGTCATATCTGCAGAACCCTCAGCCCATGACGCCCCCCTGGTGA